A stretch of the Montipora capricornis isolate CH-2021 unplaced genomic scaffold, ASM3666992v2 scaffold_300, whole genome shotgun sequence genome encodes the following:
- the LOC138035182 gene encoding histamine H2 receptor-like, protein MSGSDNRNATNKTEASSFLASSDCIPWIVVLISECVAIVVLNLITMAVFMTQRQMQRRGTYILIQNLTITDFLVGVISGSLQIERIGEYCDSWEYTMDISSWADLIKFAFLHIFSFASLANLAVISLERVHATYRPSRHLFLNRRVYYVTIAIIWLIAIIREALQITLIKMHSQDRGKIVIVMDFALYVAYYLLVLLVVCICYTSIFIKVRFSPRLNRLDNGVLMRERQLSTILFAVTVASLITLLPVITYVCLRLFHPDFTSRKSPVNFHLRMFAVACFISNSLVNPIIYAMRMQGFRTGVRNLLCGGAPADANMAAIPL, encoded by the coding sequence ATGTCTGGCAGTGACAACAGAAATGCGACCAACAAAACCGAAGCGTCTTCATTCCTCGCCTCATCAGATTGCATTCCGTGGATCGTTGTGCTAATATCTGAATGCGTAGCCATAGTGGTCCTCAATCTTATCACCATGGCTGTATTCATGACACAGCGCCAGATGCAGCGCCGAGGCACTTATATTCTTATCCAAAATCTTACGATAACTGATTTTTTGGTGGGGGTTATTTCAGGTTCCCTTCAGATTGAACGAATCGGTGAATATTGTGATTCCTGGGAGTACACCATGGATATCAGTTCTTGGGCTGATCTGATCAAATTTGCATTTCTCCATATCTTCTCCTTTGCTTCGCTTGCAAATCTTGCTGTCATTTCGTTGGAGCGCGTGCACGCCACATACCGTCCTTCCAGGCATCTATTCCTAAACAGACGAGTCTACTACGTCACTATAGCCATCATTTGGCTGATAGCTATTATCAGAGAAGCTCTTCAAATCACGTTAATCAAAATGCATTCTCAAGATCGCGGGAAGATCGTTATAGTAATGGATTTCGCTCTGTATGTGGCATACTATTTACTAGTTCTCCTTGTTGTATGCATTTGCTACACTTCAATTTTTATCAAGGTTCGTTTTTCCCCTCGATTGAACCGCCTCGACAACGGAGTTCTCATGAGAGAGCGCCAGCTATCCACCATTTTGTTTGCTGTTACAGTTGCTTCCCTGATCACTCTGTTGCCTGTTATAACATATGTATGTCTGCGTTTGTTCCATCCTGATTTCACTTCGCGGAAAAGTCCTGTAAATTTTCACCTGCGAATGTTCGCGGTAGCATGTTTCATATCAAACTCGTTGGTAAATCCCATCATCTACGCCATGCGCATGCAAGGCTTCCGCACCGGCGTGAGAAATTTACTTTGCGGTGGCGCTCCTGCTGATGCAAACATGGCCGCTATTCCACTTTAA